aaaatgtcagaagatAATAAACTCACAGTTTCTCAGGGACCCATGGTGACAACTATACACTATCTGCTTTTCTTGCCAATCAATAATCCAAAACCAACAGAGAAAACCAGTATATTACCACCACTGAGAAACTGTAACCAGATATGTCTTTGCATTTTGCTTTGTGGATAAATAGTCGATTGAGTGACAGGGCTGGACGATTTAATTATTTTCACTGATATTTGAATTGCAATATAATTTGCGATATTAGAGGGAATCAATACTCTTATTTCTgtggaaaaaatataaaaaataatacataatgGTGGGATTTTTGCAGGAATCTGTACCAAAGaaagatgttttctttagtCTGTAGAATATGATGTGTAGGCAGAACCACAATATTTCATTCAAAGTAGTATTTTGACTTTCATtttgtcttaaagaaatatATCAATTTTGATAAAGATTTTGATTAATCATTAATTTGGAAGTTAATTTATGTTGATAACCACATTTTGGATGAAATAACTCAAAACAGAAAGGCAAGGAACAAAATCCCTAAAGTGTATACcttaaatatttcatattgaGGTGTAATGTGCATCATTGTAGTAActttggggataaaacaactgaacAGTCTTTTTTTAACAGACCAGTGGCAAGCCCTGCATGTTGATTATGCTGCTCATTCTGCCTTTAAATGACGGTTAAGGTTTAACCATTTAATTAAAGTTGTATTTGGGTGTTTCTTCCCCAACATTGCCAAGGTGTGAGAGATAGAGCTGTAATTCATCAACTATGGGACAGTCAGAAGAGATTAAAATCTGTTTATGCATTTTCCGGATATTTTAAGGCATGTTTGGCCCCTGGGCTGTTGGCGCACACAACAAAACACTAACGCAAAACATCGCGAACACAAGCGCACACCATCCACACGGACAGGCATGCTTTGATGTACAGTATGCATGGTGAGATGTTTCCAGCGGACTGCAGTGAGGACTCCCTCAGGAGCGTGGGAGAAATACACAGCCTCAGAGCCCGTAACTGTGTCAAGCACCTACTCCCACACACAGCCCGTGGTTTCTAATAAAACCCAGATTCCTCTGCTAAATCGATATTTCGTGAAGCATTGGGTGCCAAACAGCACACGGAGCGGGGTGCTGTGCACTGCACGGGAggaatgcaaacacacaaacctcgCATCAAACAAAAAGTTGGATATAATGTGCATCAACAAAACAGCGTTTACAGTTTATAAAGATTTTTTGGTGAATAATTGGATTTAAAATACGCTGCGTAAAAGTGAGGCAAAAGTTAAACAGGCGTTTTAATGTGCTGAATATAAGAGCAGGTTCAAAtgcaaaatgatttaattggCATTTTAAGTTACTGATGGGCTGATAGGTGGGAGCTACCTGCGTGCCAACATGCTGCCAAGCGGCTGCGCaattttacattaaaatctCTTTATCACACTAACGACTGCTTCAAAAAGCCCAGAGATAATGCAAAGTCAAAGGCACATGGATGCTTTATAAAAACTGCACTCTTACCTCTGTCTCACGCTCAGCAATCCATGTCCTCAACCTGTGTGTTGATGGGAAGCGTCGCTCCTGTCCTGTGGAGCAGCCGAGCACATGctcagcaccagcagcagcagcagcaacagctccACCAGGGGACACTGACAGCAACACAGCTCAGTGGGACGGACTGACGGCTGGCTGTCCGCAGGAAGAGCTCAGGCTCCTGGAGGATCCACAGAGGACCCTGCTGTCAGGATTACTTCAGCTGACTGGAGGAGGGATCTGCTGCTGAGGTCATTCACATGAAAGCTTTACACCATGCCTGTCAGTGATGCTGGACTTTCTTTGAGGCAGAACTTTAAAGCCCCAGTCCGCATTTTTTCTGGGTTGGATGCATATAtgaaaaagctttttaaaaattctgataaactgcctcaagtgatgtcactggaGTCAGTATTGCTTGGGGCTTAAGATTGAGGAGAACATCTGGGCGTGGAGAGAAAGACAAGACCTCTTTCCTGCTCCTCATCTCTACTTGAGGTTAGCAGCTCGATGTTTCATTAGCTGCTTCCAGGCGccaacctccaaggctgaaaaatgaagccattatGGAAGTGCCTGCAGTTCATCCAGTGGcaacttgaggctggctccaagacaAAGCTAATCCCGATAGACCCCCATTTTAGAttacccaactttacagcaggaagaaacatgtttacagcctggtacaaaaacggttgtggtctctaaagctaatttcaacattcatgacatcCGTACAGggggtaattttttttatatcttaccagtttacattttatcaaggcccAAAGCCAATACTTAAGGGCTGCTTTAATGATAGGCTGTCTGCGAGgccacagtctatgagtcagatccaacccttgctcctccacagctccaacctctcgtccaaatatggtcacttctggctccaaaaaattcAGATAGTGACGTCCAAAAagctgaacttgaggcttcacaacagcagtccacaaaccaatgggtgacatcatggtagccATGTCCATTATGTATACAGTGTATGGCTGCTACTAGCATAACGCATTCTGACCAatgactgtatgtaaagatgaGAGATGACAGCTCcctaaaagtgaagccaaaacattaattgccccctggtggctggctgtagTAAAGGTCATAACCCCTGCCCACTCCTTGGTAGCAGAtaggacatgggccaaactaaaaccTCAAAGTTCACATTCATCACATTTTTCCAAAGATAGCTTCCTTCATTTTGAATAGTTCTTATCAAGCTGATGTATGgtcaagtgtttttcttttaagtttgGTTGAAATTAGTTAATTGATGCTATCAAAAGGGGGCGTGATGTCATTACTGACAGCTGTGTCAGTCAGTATGCTCATGATAAATGGCACTGCTTGTGATTGTGTTGAACGTGTGTGGGTGGGAATTTCATACTGCTGCTCCACTTCCTGATCACTACTGCACAGACCCTGCCTCCAAATGATATCACCAGAGCAAGAGTAGTCGTAtccgggatattttggctttgtttttctaCAGTAGAATGAACTGGAGGCACATTGACCATCTTTATATGCAGTCTATGATTCTGGCTGAACGCTCCGCAGTGGAGTTGCATTGTGGATGATGTTGGTGCCAGGTTTCGATAAGATAGAAAAACAGGATATGTCTGATTCTGCTGCATcaatttggctccatttttTAACTGCCCATCAGGCCCATTATAGGAGTGAAAGGCTGAAGCAGTGGAGGTCAACCAAGACATCAGCatggttttaatattttcagcATTTGCACAAATCAAACCACTTACCAAACCTGCTCAGCAGACTAGCAACGAGCAGATTATCTGTAGAAACCAATTTAAATGCAGATAACTGTATGGCTTCAATTTAATACACTTGAACCATGCCATTCAGGAATACTGTGAATCATAACAGATGTACATTAAAGCAGGAGACACAGTggacatttacatgcacaaaatattctagtttTTACCCTTATTCAGAAAAGATCATAccaagctgtttacatggctaatgaataTGAAGACTTTCCTAATATTCCTGCTAACATGCAGCTGAGCATATTCTGTCATTTATCACGTCAATATATGGAAAAATGGAACAGCTGGAGCCACCtgtgccattttgcttctttgcaccaaaacagaatttttttccagttttctatCAGTGTTGGACTTGTTCAACAGTGTGACCgcagcctccctctttccctccttcaaccaccttcttgaaaaggtcagcaTTTAAAAGCAAGTCATTTTAGTCGGACTGATGGCAGCCAAGAAAGTGATAGCAACTTGCTGGAAGTCACCTGATTCTCTTACAATCAGAGCTTGGACCCTCTCCTTTTTGGATGTCATATTTAGATGGTGCTCTCAACAGTATGAATTAATGGTGCTAAtaagaaaaaattaaacacCTGGCACAGTACTGCTGAATCTTTGAAAGACATGTTACAAGGTTAATGTATTGCCTTTAGCTCTTCTGACTTAAGTGTGCTCAGATGTctagttctgtgtgtgtgttatgaatGTATGcacttattttttgttttatttctactattattttgctttatttatcCCTTCTTATAATTAATCATTTGATGTCTTATTGTTCATGACATGTTCTTATGATGTGGTCTCAATTTAGGTATGCTTACTGTAAGTATGCAAATCATGTGTTTCTGTAATTTCACAATCCCCATAGTCATGGCATACCTTTGTTTTCTATGTTTgctaaaattacaataaaaaaatgatgaCCAAAAAAGGTGGGAGTTGTGATATTTGCATATATATCTAAATACCTGTTGATATCATAGTCTATGTTTAAAAGTAAGAGTGTTTCTCATTccaaccagaaatgtgggcttttcttttagGCATGCATTTTTACatcagccttgcaaactgttggtgaGTTCACTTGTGTGCAACGCATCCATGACAACTCACAGCTCTGACAGAAAACAAGCAAGAGGCTGCAAACTGTGGTAAAAACCAAACTGAGGTGCATATtctgaatgtgctgtatacatgtctATAAAGGAGgctcctaaaacctgaataatatcAACATATCCCATGTGTCTTAATTGGAACAGTACATTCAGGATATGGCCTAATTCAGAACATCCAAAGGGAACATGTTGTTTACATGACCCAcgtcaaattcagaatattgtgatatttggaataatagtggaatattagtgtgcatgtaaacatagtcagtgGGCATGAACATCATGACTCATTTCAGTGGGAACAAAGACATGGCACACGACCAGCGTTCAACTTGTGGTTGTATTGTATGCAACAGCTGTTCATGCAGGATGTAACTGATGCAATGCCAATACAGACCAGGAGATGTGCTTATTATCTCATGATTCATtacatttaaagatatacttTGCAGGATTCTCCTAAAATCAATGTATTGACTCATATACAGCAaccatcacttatgacccacgactctgccctctgcctgttttAAACCGTTTTCTTGCTTTCTGTGTTGACTatgtttatgggtgtgtattcccacagcactcaggtgaggcttggactttataaaaaaataGCGACCAGCTGCCATACAGAAAATAACAGTAATGTAGCGAGgcaaaatgtcaaacaggagtgaatctggggttggcttttactatTGCTGGTGAGTgggtttacaaacagtaaccaacaatcctgcgTAGCATACCTTTAAACAGCATCCATATCACTCAATACATAAGCAAACAATAACCAAGCTGATATTAtgtggggtatttattgcatttcaTGTAAACATGGACTGAACCAGAAATGTCTCTGGCCAGGTTTTTATTCTTTCTTGTCATAATATTTTCTATAGACAGAAAAtcgagacaaaaagaaaagaaaccggCAGATGATGAGCCAGGGAGTGGACCAGAGTCATACCCCAGCTCTTGACCTTCTGAATATACACCTTAGACATTTATACTCTCCAGGATGTATCAGACAGCCAATTTGGTTAAAATCTGTCCTCAGCCTTTTGCTGCCACCTTCCAGGACAAAATGGCAATAGTGGCACTTCTGCCACCAGCTGAAGCCATCATcttgctctctcctctctctctctcagtgtaATGGTTCGCTTCCGTCCCCTCACCCCTTGCAGCTGCCTGCTCTTCCTTCGTTCTCTTCCTCTGATTTTCTGAGGCAGAGgcaggctgcagctgacaggacAGTGCAGGCCAGGGGACAATTAGGGAAGCGTGGGAGAGACAGCTGGACCTGTTGCCAATTACACTGACTTTGACCaggaaccacacacacacacacaaaggcagctTAATGGGCTTACACTGCACATCTAAGCTCCCATGTGGACCTACTGTATGTAGACTTAAACAGACTTTCAGGAacgagaaaataaaaaaagggttagttttatttattcacttcCACAGGAAAAAGTTACAGTAGTGAGTAAAAGTGCTTTCTGAGGAATAACTTGTGGCATCAGCTTCTACATACATATGGGGCAGAAAAATGTAACAGAGCGAGAAAGTGACTGTGAGACTATCGCAGTGTCTGCAAACAACACAGGAAACTGTGACATGAACATGAGAAGATCACCAGTTTCATCTGCGACAATCTACACTGTGCTCTAAATCTAAGAGTGGACAATGTGTTCGTTCCACCATCGTCAGCTTTAGTCCGTCATCAGTGGGATGTCTTTCCCAGCAGCATGCTCTGCAGCTGCCTGATCCTGCCTTCCTGTGGCAGCGTCAGATTCTTCTCTGctcgctcctcctcctccagcagctgctcGATGTAGCAGGAGGAGCCCAGCAGGATGTGGCCTGTGGCCTGCATGGAGAAGATGGTCCATCGCAGAGCCTCCCTGGAAgcacagcacagagagagaatgagGGAGTGTTCATAGATAGCAATTCTCTGTGGAGAGGgctaaacagacacacacaacacagtgtgAGTAACTTGGGATATACACCGAGCAGCCAGATGAAGTggataacattgatcatcttgttacaatgcaatgttctacTGGGAAACCTTGCATCCTAGCATTCATGTGGAAGTGACTTGACACGCACCACCAAGCCaaacaccactgcagaccaagtacacccTCTCATgacaggacaatgcaccatagCACACAGGAAAACTAGCAGAGGAATGGCCGTGACAAAGAACTGCCTCCatattccccagatcccaatctgatcaagcatcaGACGGATGTACCACTACcccagagccaagtccgatccacagtggggcctccttggattggATTTGGTTCTGACCTGTTGagacatggacacaggacctgtGCAGCTATcttgtggtgtctggcaccagagtgtcctgagcagtttttgcagtgaggcatggtgcattgtcctgctgggaggccactgctgctgctatgAGGGGTTGTACTTGGTCTGTGATGATGTTCGGGTGAGTTATGCATGTCAAGTGGTGTCCACATGATTGCCAGGAGTGAAGGTTTCCAAGAATAACATTGAATTGTAACAGGATGATGAATGTTTTTCACGTCATCGGTTtctaatgttgtggctgatcggtgtacATATGTATGAGAATATGATCAGAAGAAATGACATGCCATGTCTTGAGTAATTGTAAtacaaaattaaacacacaagCATGACAGGCCACACAAGCTGCCAAGAAAATGAGTGACAGGAAATATACACAACCCGAGATGATCATTTCTCACATAGACTGGATCTCGTAAAACGGACATCTAAGTAACAAACCGCTTTCACTGTGATGTGAGTACAAAAGCCCCCATATTTGACAAGTCTGCAAAATATAATCCTCTCTGACTGAAGCTCCGCGCCAAAGCTGAAAAACAGCAGATCTCAGCAGCGATGATGTAACTCCTCCCAAAATTAATCTCAGTAAAATCTAGCCTTTGTTCTGCAATCTGATCATTTCAACTCCACCACCCACACAGGGATACACAGTACAGTAGGAATTTAGGCGTTGCATGACAGGGGGTTTTGTGCACGGCATACTGTCGCTGGTGTTAGAAAAGCAGCTGATGTACAGTAGGAAATgaaccagaaaaaaaactgaattgtCGGTGGGTGGTTGCACTGCAGAGGTGATGATCCGCTTGGTGTTTTATGGATTAGAAActcaataaaatgcagcaatTTTCATCTCTAACTGGATTAAACTATAACTGGGGATCCCAAATAGTGCTTCAGTAAAGTCAGCAGGGAAATGCTttgacatgaagaaaaaacataCATCAATTACATAACAGTTTAACAGCAAAGCATAAAGGCTCTTCCACTCACTTCAGCATCTTTTTGGCAGCGTAACAGCGCAGGTCATAGGACACAGTATAAGCGCCGTAAAAGGTCGCCTTCACGTTCAGGCAGCCAATGAAATCCTTGGGGTTGTTTTTGTAGAGGTCAAAAGTCAGCTTGGCCACGTCTTTCCGGTGCTGTGGCCTGCAGGCAGTGAGCTGATCTCTGGAGGGGCTGTTCTGTGGAGCGACAGGAACGGAAACATAAGTCAGGTCAAAAGGGCACAGACACATTTTGTTGGTGTGATTGCAGCCAGAAAACTGGGCCAAGTGGCAGCTCCACCGGCAGACAGTTGGATCACAGACTGAAGAAGCTCCTGCCAGTGATGATGGGAAAGGCAAAGGACAATGAAGCAAGGTCAGTGTGAGGTCACCAGAGTAAAGACTTGGAGGGGTGGATGCAAATCAATGCATGCATCCATTTCTATGGAAATTAATTGCTTTTGGTAGAATGCCTTTCAGATTTGATGATGCCTCTGGGTCTGATTAATATTCAGTCCCCAGCCTTTGATTCTTCTCTGGAAATAACGAAGGAAGAAACTAATCTCTGGTGTTCGCCCTGTGTTCTGCCTTTGCACAATTACTGACATATTGCTCCCCTATTCACTATGAAGGAGACAATATTTGCTGATTAAATTCCACTGAATGTATTATCCTTCAGTCTGCAGACCCCCTCACCTTCCACATTCATGCCTGCTGCATTAAAATAACAGATTTCTGTTCAGTCACTACATCAAAGAACCACtaacactgaataaaagaaGTCGATCAGTCATGTTGAGCATCACAATGTACAGCTGATCAACAGTGCCACTTGGTGGCTGAACTGAAAAGGGTCAGCACCATCATACCGCATGTGGAGTCCACTTGTGGCCCTTCTCCAGGACCATGAGGACAGTGTTTACAGGCAGCGTCTGGAAGAACTCCTCTGTGTCCACCCCTGTGCCGTCTTCATCCAGCACCAGGGCGCTGACACACAATATGCTCAACGAGTCACTGACCTGAGAGGGCAGATACAGAGAGGAACAAGTGTACATCACATggtaaataaatgtgttaaagGTCATGTGGGCGCATTACTCATTAGAAACAATTCATATATGATTCATTATACAAAGATAGAGCTCTATTACAGTCAGATACAAAGTGTACACCTCAGTCTTGTGAACTTTTACCGACATGAGCCTCACAAATGATGAAGCATGAAGTGAGTCATAGGTCAGTCTGTCCCAAGGTTATTATAGTTtactaaaattaaaaactatattaggtgtgaaaaatattttagttaactaaagtgaaaaaatgaaaagactgAAACGATACTGTGTACTTACAAaagcaaatgaaataaaatatatacacGTAAAGACTTCAGTTTTAGCCTCTGTCAGTTCAGTCAAATCTGTCAGCACAACAACCACGAGACCTTGATGTATATGTTTACTACTGAGACTGGGATGTCTACGTGAGTGACAGTCGATTGCCTTCAGAAAGTGTTGTGCTTGTACTGTAATACCTTCTCTGAACTTCTTAAACCTTCCCCCTGAGAAATACCCCTCTTGAGCGTGCCTAGATTCTGTTGTTACCCAAGAACAAACCCTGAATAAGAAAACATTGAGTCAACTGTTTGAGTCATCCTTTGATCATCATCCACCTGTGACTTCATTTCAATTCCTCTTCAgccctctcacacactctcctTACCTTGTTTATTAGATCGTCTAGAGAGTCTGCCATGATTCCCTTCTTCACGCTGCGGTCAGCATTTGTAACCCTGAAGGGCCTTGGTCGAGGAGCTCGACCCGACAGCAGCTGCTGGGTCATGGAAGCGCTGGCTGAGACGCTGGCTGTCACACACCTTAGAAAAGACAGAAGTAAACTTCATAATGTTAAACCAATAACTATGAACTGGTGATTGTTGGCTATCCCATCCACCCCACAGAACAGTGCTCTTACTTGGAGAGGGCAGACGGAGTCAGAAGGCTGAGGGACTTCATCGCATAATCCATCTGAGAGCTCATCGACCTGTGATTAGAGGAAATGTCGGTTTAGCTATTAGACCTTACTGAGCAAACAACATTACTGACAGGCTTTACAAAAGGAGCAAAAAGTGGCTTTGACTGAACACTGCAGCTTCAAACATTTTACATCACAACAATTAAAGCAAACAATCTAAAGTAAATTCTAGTACTGCATTCCCTATTTAGTGTTCAGGTTACAGGTATCATAACTAACTCTAATCTGTAAACCTAACCCTGTCCCAATAAAAAGACCCACGCATACAACATAGATCTCATTGTTATTAAAAGTTGACACTTGCGAAGTGGCTGTCCTGACCCTGTTTGAGTATAATCCTTATAGCCGTTGTTGGGATCCTGAAGTGCTGCTCCTAATGCCACTAAACCTCTCTGataacacacactctctcctctTGTTGCTGTTTCTTGCACCACTTGTTCACTGAACTTTGTGCCGATGACTGTTGAGCTAGTTACAAGCTGTGAGCTTTATTGAGTAATTCTCCCTGAACACTCACACTGACCCTCCCTTGTGAAAGCCCTGGTTTTCATTGGACCACTTTCTACAGAAGACAGAGCgcctgtgaaaacatgctgacaGTGTGTTCTGTGGAAATTACccagactgacctggagggtgtttttaaaaagaccttaaaagacattaaaatggATTTTCTCAAAGCTTCAAGGAACACAAACCAAATTATATTGAACTCCACTGTATTGAAGTGGTGTTAGAAAACGTATCTGCATGTCTAAATAACAGGTGGGATAATGAGAATGTATGACCTGTGCAGGCTAATTAGAGTGAATCAGCCCTTAAAAGATAATGCAAAGGTATGGGATATGACAAGGACAGGAGAGCAGATTTACCATGTTTGAGCTTGTGgtcaaaaatgttaattttcaaaacagttatttaattaattttgcaGTGTGGAGGGTTTAATAGCATCTAgtagtgaggattgcagattgcaacaagctgaaacttctcccatgagCTAAGTGTGAACTCCCAGTTAGGCTTGCTTGTTCACGAGATATTTCCCAGGAGCCGAATGATCTTTAGAGGtctttttctctccaaaacaaatggaccacataattaaaactgataaaaacataaaatgaagcAGTTCAAGCAgtttcatggtaaaaaaaaaaaaaaagaaaaaaatcagtgtttctccaatgctgctCATCATGGAGGGACTGCTCACCACAGCAGTAGACCCAAAAACGAGAATGGCCCTTTCTAGAGCCTGTCTGTTCtgtgctactgtagaaacatggcagtgtaaAATGATGATCtccatggacaaggacctgcGCCCTATGTCGATATAAAttgctcattctaaggtaacgaaaacacgaTGGTGACAGGTGATAGCTGCCGTGCTCTGGTTGGATTTTCTCCCTTTGATGCAGTCAGAAGAGGAGTTGGTATTTGAACAGGTATTTGAATACTGTACACATTTTTGAATTCCCATTACTTAAAAAGGGGAAAattatgattgttttttttttcatatagacctactcagacttttgaaTTTGCCCATCACCCTTTGTCTCTGTCAGAGGTTGTGGAGAATGACAATAATTTAATTGATGTGAGAGCAAAGTTCTTGTAAAGTTTCCCAAATTAGGTCATCGTTCAACGTTCACACATTATCTTGGCGTGACGGCTTATAGAGACAATGTGTCCACACCTCCCAGTGTTATCACTTCATGTTACACAACTACAGATACAGTTAGTCTGGGATCACCTGTGTACATTAACCAccacaataattaaaaaaaaacagtgattaaTATATAATTAATGTAACAGAATTATCTAACAGAAATCTTTAAATCTGCTGTTTCAATAGGAAGAAGCAGAACCACAGCTACTTCATTCAGCCAAATTAGTGGCATTTGTGCACTGTAACTTTgcaaaattaaacttaaaaaatttaaatctttGTTAAGCACTGTATCTCATAACACGTATAACATTCAAAATGTGTAATGGTCAATCTCaggatgatttatttattttttcaatagGTTTCTCAATGAAAGATGGTTCATAAAAGTAACAGGACGAAAAATAACATGACATAAATAACAGTACTGAGTTTTTAGCCAAGCAGTGCCAGTTACATGAACTATAGCCACATGGCATCAGTGCTGATAGCATGAGAACACTTGGCACCTTCAAGTGATTTACCAAAACTATCTTTGAAAAAACATCTAAGAAATAATTTGGGTGACAGGACTGTACTTTGATATTGACATTCTCTGTCATACTTACAATATGATCAAAAATATGAAGTCAgagaattaattttaattaattttggtaattttggtagagtcacacagtaacacaaaacacaacgtTACTGAAGGATTCTAATGTTTATATTTCATGGTGTAGTGTTAGAGAGAAGGGATGGTTTAAAATCCTCGTTTTTCAGTGTTCTAGATGGTTTTTATAAAAGGTCTTACATGATGTATCTTCAAATTATATTTAGGCCAAAGTGCAGGACACTTTGCTTGATAATATAATGTATTATACAGATACTTTTATATATCTTTATGCATGCAATGTCCTGGGGACGGAAAAGGCAGAATGACCCACTGGTGTGTTTCTCCTTACTTGTTCAAGAGCACATTCAACTGGTAATGTTTCCCAAATAATTTTAAAAGTAGATGTCTGAATGTTTgtcacactttttaaaaaaaaaaaaaaaaaaaaaagtctgtggcTCATAAATGACCTGGTGTGACACACCTGCTGTGACATTGAGAGATACAAAGTACTGCCCTGCTTATGCAAACTTTAGTGCAGATGAAAGGCCACAGTCACACTGTTGTTCTCTCACACAATTCACAAAGCATTGCCAGTGGCTATATTTCACTGTCTGGGAGTCTGAGAGTTTACACTCAGCTGAGCAGCACATATTCACACCCAGCAGCCTCCTGCACTACTGTGGCATCAGGAAGGGAAATGGGAGTAAAACTTAACCTTATCACATATGAAAAAAACAGTCAGTCCTGACATTATGGGTAAGATCACTGTCTGCCTACTGAACAAGCTGTAATCCTCTATTCTTGTTTATGGTCACACTACTGAAACGACAAATAACAGACTTTCTATGGTCTGAATGAAAATATGGGATTCTCAGAGGATTGTTGTTCTTCTGTTTGAGTAACACATCATACAACCAACTAAACTGGAGAAAATCTGGTGGAAAATGAGCttgttgttttctaaaataACATGTCCAGCATTCAGATAGTATAAAATCTACTTCACTTATGATATGGCCAGACTGAGGGAGAAAAAATGAATGTCACAGCCACTATACGGGAGGCCTTATACAGAAAAAGACATAGGCTACCACCACAGCATAATGCTAAACTTGTAGTGATAGGAATGCATTGGTTTCTATTAAATGTGTAGACCGCCTTGTTTAGTATTTTAGAGGGCACATTATGAGAAAACCGAGTTAAAAGTCAACGTATTATAACACTGAGACTTACTTTAGTGTTCCTGGTGTGAAGTGCAGCCAAATGAGTCCGTCACTGCCTCAGAGCTAATTAACAACACCTGCATCAGACTCATTAACGACTGACAGCCGCCATTTTGGAaa
This region of Epinephelus fuscoguttatus linkage group LG1, E.fuscoguttatus.final_Chr_v1 genomic DNA includes:
- the cidec gene encoding cell death activator CIDE-3, which produces MSSQMDYAMKSLSLLTPSALSKCVTASVSASASMTQQLLSGRAPRPRPFRVTNADRSVKKGIMADSLDDLINKVSDSLSILCVSALVLDEDGTGVDTEEFFQTLPVNTVLMVLEKGHKWTPHANSPSRDQLTACRPQHRKDVAKLTFDLYKNNPKDFIGCLNVKATFYGAYTVSYDLRCYAAKKMLKEALRWTIFSMQATGHILLGSSCYIEQLLEEEERAEKNLTLPQEGRIRQLQSMLLGKTSH